GGAACAACATTTGGcgtttgaggtggtttattccatagctcagagaggaagtcagaatcaggcttactatggttgtaacttcttatttttgcatttcttatgtaattcaatcatttggtctgtaataatttgtaaacaagtatgggATTGGCTAGTAAAAAAGGATggggaaatatgcatgctatatttattaaagggtagaaaacatgttccTAGGTTTACATTTCTACTTGCGCAATAGAAATCATGGTTAGGACTCATGTCATGCATTAGCGATCATGCTCCTTAGGACTTACAGTTAATGTTTTTAACATGTCCATTTCACTAACATATCACTTATAAAATCCTGCGTTAATACTGGTGTTTCTGCAATCATGTTCCTACTGCCATGTACACTTAGAGATCCTAtttaggctaaacaacactaacaaacatatcatctctgcatattctagaaatcatgtttagacggtgtaatatttgtgcatatagaaatcctgcttaggatTCTACATACACATCATTCTGCATCTCCgtacattagataccatgtctttaggatttcatTTATATTCGCTTAAGCATGCTTAGTCTAACTATGAATGCATAAAAGGGaataaaacaattttacttaGTCCTTTACGACCAACTGACAATAATTCTATGTGCTGAACACCTAGGAAAACATGCTTTAGGTAATAAAAATAATCTCCAAATTGTCTTAATAACTTGGAAAAACTGCTGCACCTCGCTTTGCTCCTAGGCAAGActtaggtaataatgataaaactggaattacctttgtttaattatcaactgctacaaccagcagacaggcctgattcagacttcttatctgagtcatgtaataaatttggttctgCTTCAACATACTGCCTTACGATTttaaatttagaccttaattgtgtataagTTATGTTGtttatgtgcattatttgtggaggtataactgagcttTCTATCTGCTTACATGTTTCCCCCTAATTTCAGtcttatgtgttttgtatgtcgccttagcattTTTACCATTAAACCtgaggtctgcctagaacctccttcttttAGGAATAGGTGTCCTAAACATttctccgggactaataggaagggacgggtagtagcaTGCAATAAGAGTTGAGACCAATCATCTCTCTAATTTTCCTTAACAAGCACCATCTCACACCACTATGCGTTCGCATGCTCCTgtccgcgaatgcgaagaacaaatccATCCTCTCGCCAGCTAGCTTACGCGATCGCGGATCACCCCACGTGATCGCATATAAGGAAACCAGAACTCAGACACCAGAAAACTTCAGCAAAATCTGCATTCTTTTTCTTAAGTCCAAAGGTCCTTTAACAATCCGAAATCAatccgaggcccctgggacctcaaccaaatatacctaCCAGTCCCAAAATACTATATGAACTTAGTCGtgtcctcaaatcacatcaaacaaagcTAAAAACACAAATCGTcatccaatccaaacttaatgaacttgaaacttcaaatttccacaACTGATGCCTAAATCTAttaaaccacgtccaaatgacctcaaattttgcacacaagtcatattcaacatgacagacctactccaacttctagaattggATTCccatcccgatatcaaaaagtccactaccgGGCAAAatcttcaaaaattcgactttcgccatttcaagcctaataagctacagacctccaaaatacaatcctgacatgcccctaagcccaaaatcactaaacagagctaacagaattgGCGAAACTTCATTTTGGAGTCGTGTTCATATAGTTCCGACTACAGTCCAAATCCTAAGACTTAAGCCttcgtttagggactaagtgtcccaaaaaacACCAGAAACCAAAACgaaacctcccggcaagtcacaatagcagaaaaggATATGGGGGAAGCAGtcaataggggatcggggctataactctcaaaacgaccagccgggttGTTACATATTGTCTCGTACATGAAGAAAAcccataattaaaaaataaaaaaagaatcgGCGTGTAAATAGTTTTCTTACTTTCTCTCGATCGCTTCAATGCCTGTAATTTGAGAGATAAGAGGAAAGCCCTCTCTCGAATTCAAAGAACACCCAAATACGCTCTAATTTGTAGAAGATGCAAGAATACAGTGACAATAATATATTAATGATACAACATTTCTACTCGGAGAAAAATTATAGTGGTTGATGTTGGAGATTCATTGTAGAAATATACCTATTATAACGTGACCACATGCACAAGAGTAGTTGTACCATAACTTGTTATCCTCAGAGAGATTATTACGTTGGAATAAATACATTATAACTCCGCATTTTAAGCTAAGTGCAAGATTACATGCATGAGTAAAGTTTGTGTTTGAGTTGGGAGAATGTCTTGTCACTCAAAATCATTTACCAACAATCTTGAAAGAGCCATATATCACACCACCAAAAAGACGAAAAAGAGACTCCTATTTTGAAGCAtggcttttctttatttgttataGTATTTTGACCACTCTATTTAATTTCTTCATCTCACGTCAAATTTAATTCTAGCAATACTCATTTACTCCTCGTCACATATATATCAATGTTATAATTCTTTTACACAAGCACCTAATTTCACGTCAATTCCAACACCAAATTAAAGCCTTTCAAGTTTTTCCTATAAATGAAGCCACTCCAATTTCTCTCAGCATCGTCAAATTAATTAAAGAGAAATATTAACGAGTTCTTCTTCTCCTTGAGCTTGTGGTCCTTCCTTTTTTTCAAACAAATAGACTAATATTCATCACCATATTATGGCTGCCTTTGGAATTAATAGTAAGATATTTCAAATTATGGAGATGACGATACTATTTTTGTTAGCCATTAGCATAGACAGATATTGTTTTGCGGCAGATGAGGACATGCTCCAAGATGTTTGTGTTGCTGATATCAACTCAAGTAAAACTGGATCCCTCTTTTTATGACAAACTTatcgtttcttttttttttcttccttcaaaTGAATATTTCTTCTTGCTGTTCTTCTTTCGGTTGTGTAGTATGATGGGAgtcatttttctaaaactaatttttgaaaaaagaattaTTACTTGCAAAATATTTTTTGTTGGAGAGTGAAAAgggtttttttttggaatttttttattaCATATTTATTGATAATAATATTAGTTAACTAGTACATATATGCATTACCAGATAGGAAACAGGCTCAACAACTTTGAATTTGTAAAAGCATAGTGGAGTATTACTTATTGTTTTTACCAGATTTCTAATCACCAATTAACGCTTATCAAGAAAATTATATGATTATGTTATACATGACCACCTAATTGTGCATGAAACAGTGGTGAAGGTGAACGGTTTCCCTTGCAAGACGAATTTCACGGCGGCAGATTTCTCGTCGTTGGCCATTTCAAAGCCTGGAGCCACAAACAACAAATTTGGTTCGGTAGTAACAACAGCAAATGTTGAGAAATTTCCTGGGCTTAACACACTTGGTGTATCCCTCGCTCGAATTGACTATGCCCCTGGTGGTATTAACCCACCCCACACCCACCCACGTGCCTCCGAAATGGTCTTTGTTATGGAAGGTGAATTGGATGTTGGTTTCATTACTACTGCCAATGTACTGGTCTCTAAGCAAATTACAAAGGGCGAAGTTTTTGTTTTTCCTAGAGGACTTGTACATTTCCAGAAAAATAACGGCAAAGTTCCAGCAGCTGTTATTTCTGCTTTCAATAGCCAGCTGCCTGGTACTCCGTCCATTCCAACAACTTTATTTGGAGCTTCACCAACTGTGCCAGATGATATATTGGCTCAAACATTCCAAATTAGTACTGAGGATGTTCAGCAGATCAAGTCAAAGTTTGCATCTGCCAAGAAATTTTAAAATTTACAATATAATAGTAAGACATATATATGGATTTTCAATGAGAGGGTTTTTACCTGTTAATAATTGTCAATGAATGTGTAGGTTATTAATGTTGGATGCTCGCTCAAAATAAGTTTTGCAACTTTTGGTTTTGCAAATATCACAATGAATCGTTTTCTCTATGTAATACTGTGTAACTCTTGCTTTGTGATTTAAATTTTATACTgtagatttttggatttttattatatatatgtcAAGGAAGATAATTACAACTATGCAAAATGCTGCATAAATTATTTTTGATATGAAATTTTGAGATCCCAGGTGTAATTTCATGCCGGAAAgcatgcatctatttatagagtgTCATTTTTCATTAAAAGGTCTAATAAACTTTCAAATAGTATACTTATGTAGAAAATGGTCAGTTTAATTAAAAATGCAAATCTTAAAGGCAGTgataaagaaaaatagtttgtttccTTTTGGCATTTATCATATCCATTAAAATTAATTTATACTAGTGAACTCTAAAAATGGAATTTTCTTTGATAGTTACTCCAAAGTGAGACTTTTGAACTTAATTTTGACGAGTGTGAGCGCATAATTTTTATCCTTTATATAAAACTACTCTTAAAATATTCCAAATAATCTTTAATCATTTTTGAATTTCACAGAATTTTTAGAAATTTTTTCTGTGTTCGTTTGGTTGCATTTTGAGTGCTTTTAATTATGATCTAGCATATATTGTCAGTATCCAAAACAAAACCGTTGTTATgacgcctatcatggaactagacAAGCGAAATACTCAaacattttaacacaacaaaatctttgaaaaatatgGAAGCGATTAAATTTaaggaaaaccttttaaaaacatAATAAAATTCGCAACTCAATACAAATGTCTCCCGAAACTGGGGTGTCACCGAGTACATGAATATCTACAATGGAAGATAGTCTAATACAATATCTAAAGAGTAAAActaaaatataaaatgaagatAAGGGAGAAGAGTCAAGGTctacgaacgccatgcagctacatAGATAATCTCCGAAGATCCTGACTCCATAACTCAGCAGCCGCCGTGACCGGAATCACTAGGATCTGCATAGGAGGTGCAGGGTGTAgggtgagtacaaccaactcaatacgTAATAAATCTAATCTTTGGACTGGAAGTAATGACGAACTCAACCGGTACAGTTCAATATAGAAATAACAGTGCAGAAACGTAGATATGTTTTCAAATTCAACAGTTAAACTCAATACAGCAAGATAGATCAATTCTAAATGATATGAGGAATACAACTTCTCTACTTCTACATGACAATGTACATGCAGTATGTGATGCACCATGCTGAAAGCTTCATGTTCACACACTCTTGAAATTCTCAATCACTTAGTAGTGTATATGGCCAATCCggcccaaggaagatccatcccggaatatatacatcaactaaccatcaatcactcagtactgggtagggccaatccagcccatggggaagatccatccccgaGTATAAATGctttggacaagatccatgtccagtgAAAATCTatccctcaatataaatcaaCTGCTCTTACttggggtgtgtgcagactcagCAGAGGCTCTTTCAGCCCAAGCATTATCATAAATCATTAAAacccgctgcagcgtgcagcccgatcccataaatgtcactcataatcaggccctcggcctcactcagtcatcaatatcTCCAGTCTTTCTCTCaagggctcacaatgtcatgcaACTAGCcaaaaaatgatgatatgatgtatcaataaatagcaacagagactgagatatgatatgaaatgaatgaatatgactgagtacaaaaatTTCAATAAAATCAATAAGtcaacagcaagaaacgaccactatgggtctcAACTGtaccagcatatagcctaaacatgatctctagcatgattGTCAGCTCAATTattttatcacatgatgaaacacagatatcaacaagataAATCCGGTATACAATGCCATGAAGTTGACCAACatcacaattctcacggtgcacgcccgcatGCCCATCAcgtggcatgtgcgtcacctgaaCACTAATCATATAACACATAATCGGGGTTTCGAAATCTCAGATCCAAGCTTAGAAGTGTTaattacctcaatccgagcaaataTCTACACCAATGCACATTTGCCTTGTAAATCGGCCTCCGTATGCCCCGAATCTAGCCATAAATAGTACGATACAATCAATATggactaaagaaatcaattccaaaaGAGAATACGAAGTtattaatcaaaagtcaaaaatcggccCAAAGTCGGCCCCCGGGCCTATGTCTCAAAATCCGacaaagtcacaaaatccgaaggcccattcaaccacgagttca
The Nicotiana sylvestris chromosome 11, ASM39365v2, whole genome shotgun sequence DNA segment above includes these coding regions:
- the LOC104211922 gene encoding nectarin-1; translation: MAAFGINSKIFQIMEMTILFLLAISIDRYCFAADEDMLQDVCVADINSMVKVNGFPCKTNFTAADFSSLAISKPGATNNKFGSVVTTANVEKFPGLNTLGVSLARIDYAPGGINPPHTHPRASEMVFVMEGELDVGFITTANVLVSKQITKGEVFVFPRGLVHFQKNNGKVPAAVISAFNSQLPGTPSIPTTLFGASPTVPDDILAQTFQISTEDVQQIKSKFASAKKF